In Nitrosococcus oceani ATCC 19707, the following proteins share a genomic window:
- a CDS encoding DEAD/DEAH box helicase family protein produces MTSPNQHPEQVARNRIDLQLKAAGWVVQDSQALDFNAGPGLAVREYRTDAGPADYVLFVNRQAVGVIEAKPEAWGQRITTVEEQSTGYANATLKWVNNSAPLPFVYESTGIITRFTDGRDPKPRSREVFNFHRPESLAEWLTQSASLRARLHALPPLARVGLRDCQIGAIENLEASFKADRPRALVQMATGSGKTYTAITAGYRLLKHADAKRILFLVDTKNLGEQAEQEFMAFLPNDDNRKFTELYNVQRLKSSFVAQDSQVCISTIQRMYALLKDEPLDEAAEENHPAERRLKPKQSLPVVYNGKLPPEFFDFIIIDECHRSIYNLWRQVIEYFDAFLIGLTATPDNRTYGFFRKNVVSEYGHEQAVADGVNVGNEVYVIETERTRQGGTLKAHQQVEKRERLTRKRRWETQDEEQAYSAKQLDRDIVNPDQIRTVIRAFKGKLPEIFPGRNEVPKTLIFAKTDSHADDIIQTVREEFGEGNPFCKKVTYQAKEDPKSVLAQFRNDYYPRIAVTVDMIATGTDVKPLECLLFMRDVKSRNYFEQMKGRGTRTLDADSLRKVTPSATAAKTHYVIVDAIGVTQSLKTASQPLITKPSVSLKDLAMGVMMGARDEDTVSSLAGRLARLDKQLNDKDKARIREAAGGMTLTDMVGALVQAIDPDRIEEKTREFSGAGEPGHSEREKARDQLVGQAAQVFTGPLIALIEGIRRDKEQTLDHDNLDTLLRAGWAGDSTENAKALAQEFARYLSEHRDDIEALTLYFQTPARRAEVTYAMIKALLERLKQDRPKLAPLRVWQAYAHLDDYQGEHPISELTALVALIRRVCGLDPTLSTYAATVRRNFQHWIMQHHSGAGEKFNEAQMAWLRMIRDHIISSFHMEHDDLEMAPFDAQGGMGRMYQLFGDRMDEVIGELNRELVA; encoded by the coding sequence ATGACTTCTCCCAACCAGCACCCGGAGCAGGTAGCCCGCAACCGGATTGACCTTCAGCTCAAGGCAGCCGGCTGGGTGGTGCAGGATAGTCAGGCCCTTGACTTTAATGCCGGTCCGGGCCTTGCGGTGCGTGAGTATCGGACCGATGCCGGCCCGGCGGACTATGTGTTGTTCGTGAACCGGCAGGCGGTCGGGGTCATTGAGGCCAAGCCCGAGGCCTGGGGACAGCGGATCACCACCGTGGAGGAACAGTCCACGGGGTATGCCAACGCCACCCTGAAATGGGTCAACAACTCAGCGCCGCTGCCCTTTGTTTACGAAAGCACGGGCATCATCACCCGCTTTACCGATGGCCGCGATCCCAAGCCCCGCTCCCGGGAGGTCTTCAACTTTCACCGCCCGGAGAGCCTGGCCGAATGGCTGACTCAGTCTGCCTCCCTCCGCGCCCGGTTGCACGCCCTGCCGCCGCTAGCGCGCGTTGGCCTGCGGGATTGCCAGATCGGGGCCATTGAAAACCTGGAAGCCTCCTTCAAGGCGGACCGGCCCCGCGCCCTGGTGCAGATGGCCACCGGCTCCGGCAAGACCTATACCGCCATTACCGCCGGGTACCGGCTGCTCAAACACGCCGACGCCAAGCGCATTTTATTTCTGGTGGACACCAAAAATCTGGGGGAGCAGGCCGAGCAAGAATTCATGGCCTTTCTGCCCAACGACGATAACCGCAAGTTCACCGAGCTCTACAATGTCCAGCGCCTCAAGTCGTCTTTCGTGGCCCAGGACAGCCAGGTCTGCATCAGCACCATCCAGCGTATGTACGCCCTGCTCAAGGATGAGCCTTTGGATGAAGCCGCCGAGGAGAACCACCCCGCCGAGCGCCGGCTAAAACCCAAGCAATCGCTGCCGGTGGTCTACAATGGCAAACTCCCGCCGGAGTTTTTCGATTTCATCATCATTGATGAGTGCCATCGCTCCATCTACAACCTGTGGCGGCAGGTCATCGAGTATTTCGATGCCTTCCTGATTGGCCTGACCGCCACCCCGGATAATCGCACCTACGGCTTTTTCCGCAAGAACGTGGTCAGTGAGTACGGCCACGAGCAGGCCGTGGCCGACGGCGTCAATGTGGGCAATGAAGTCTATGTGATTGAGACTGAGCGGACCCGGCAGGGCGGCACCCTCAAGGCCCATCAGCAGGTGGAAAAACGCGAGCGCCTCACCCGCAAGCGGCGCTGGGAAACCCAGGACGAAGAGCAGGCTTATTCCGCCAAGCAACTGGACCGGGACATCGTCAACCCGGATCAAATCCGCACCGTGATTCGCGCCTTTAAGGGAAAGCTGCCTGAGATCTTCCCCGGTCGCAACGAGGTGCCCAAGACCCTTATTTTCGCCAAAACCGACAGCCATGCCGATGACATTATCCAGACGGTGCGGGAGGAGTTTGGCGAGGGTAATCCCTTCTGCAAGAAGGTGACCTATCAGGCCAAGGAAGACCCCAAATCGGTCCTGGCCCAGTTCCGCAACGATTATTACCCCCGGATTGCCGTCACCGTAGACATGATTGCCACCGGCACCGATGTAAAGCCCCTGGAATGCCTGCTGTTTATGCGAGATGTCAAAAGCCGCAACTACTTTGAGCAGATGAAAGGGCGCGGCACCCGTACCCTGGACGCCGATAGCCTGAGGAAGGTCACCCCCTCGGCCACCGCCGCCAAGACCCACTATGTCATTGTGGACGCCATCGGCGTCACCCAATCCCTGAAAACCGCCAGCCAGCCCCTTATCACCAAGCCCTCGGTGTCCCTTAAGGATTTGGCCATGGGCGTGATGATGGGCGCGCGGGACGAGGATACGGTCTCTTCCCTTGCTGGCCGCCTGGCCCGCCTCGATAAACAGCTCAACGACAAGGACAAGGCCCGCATCCGGGAAGCCGCTGGCGGCATGACTTTAACCGATATGGTCGGCGCCCTCGTCCAAGCCATCGACCCGGACCGGATTGAGGAGAAAACCCGGGAGTTCTCCGGCGCTGGCGAGCCGGGCCACAGTGAGCGGGAAAAGGCCCGGGACCAGTTGGTAGGCCAAGCAGCCCAGGTTTTCACCGGCCCCTTGATTGCGCTTATCGAGGGTATCCGTCGGGATAAGGAGCAAACCCTCGACCATGACAATCTGGATACCCTGCTCCGTGCCGGGTGGGCGGGGGATAGCACCGAGAACGCCAAGGCGCTGGCCCAGGAATTTGCGCGGTACCTAAGCGAGCACCGCGACGACATTGAGGCCCTCACTCTCTACTTCCAGACACCCGCCCGCCGCGCCGAGGTGACCTACGCCATGATTAAAGCACTCCTAGAGCGACTCAAGCAGGACCGCCCCAAGCTTGCCCCCCTGCGGGTCTGGCAGGCTTATGCGCATCTGGATGACTATCAGGGGGAGCACCCCATCAGCGAGTTGACCGCCCTGGTGGCGCTAATTCGCCGGGTCTGCGGGCTGGACCCGACCCTCTCCACCTAC
- the metH gene encoding methionine synthase, with the protein MSVKSPRITALKEQLIKRILILDGALGTMIQSYGLTEAEFRGDRFADWSCDLKGNNDLLALTQPQILREIHGNYLAAGADIIETNTFNATRIAMADYRMEELAVEINQTAAQLAREMADDMTAKTPDRPRFVAGVLGPTNRTASISPDVNDPGFRNTSFDELVAAYTESIRGLIQGGTDILLVETIFDTLNAKAAVYAIEQYFEDHQIRFPVMISGTITDASGRTLSGQTTEAFWNSLRHAEPLAFGLNCALGPKQLRQYVEELAGLADTHVAAHPNAGLPNEFGGYDETPEEMAQEIGEWAQAGFLNIVGGCCGTTPEHIRAIREAVEKHPPRKIPQRPVACRLSGLEPSNIDADSLFVNVGERTNITGSAKFRRLIKEEDYETALEVARQQVESGAQIIDINMDEGLLDSQKAMVRFLNLIAVEPDISRVPVMIDSSKWEIIEAGLKCIQGKGIVNSISLKEGEEPFLQQAKQVRRYGAAAVIMAFDEQGQAETTERKVGICARAYQLLTEKIGFPAEDIIFDPNIFAVATGIEEHNNYGVTYIEAAREIKRTLPPALVSGGVSNVSFSFRGNEKVREAIHAVFLYHAIQAGMDMGIVNAGQLAVYDEIDQDLRERVEDVILNRHPEATERLLEIAEKYRGAGGEAAERKEDLAWRELPVNERLAHALVKGIIDFVEADTEEARLAAKRPLDVIEGPLMDGMNVVGDLFGSGKMFLPQVVKSARVMKKAVAYLLPFMENEKESYKSHGKVVLATVKGDVHDIGKNIVAVVLQCNSFEVIDLGVMVPAEKILQTAKEESCDFVGLSGLITPSLDEMVHVAKEMERQNFDLPLLIGGATTSKMHTAVRIEPQYSQPVVYVPDASRVVGVAQRLLNPSLKAEYAAEITEEYGQMRRRRTEQQTERSHTPLPQARANKLKTDWTAYVPPRPTFLGLKSFADYPLEELTARIDWTPFFHAWELAGKYPRILKDEVVGEEARKLLKDAQALLKQVLEEKWLEARAVIGFFPANTVNEDDIELYTDESRQEVLTTLHHIRQQMVRRSGQPNYCLADYVAPKETGVADYIGAFAVTAGLGIDERLEEFARQYDDYNSILLKAIADRLAEAFAECMHERVRKEFWHYAPDEALTNEELISENYRGVRPAPGYPACPDHTEKATLWQLIEPDKNAGIILTESYAMVPTAAVSGWYFPHPESRYFGTGKIQKDQVKDYARRKGISVEQVERWLRSILGYEI; encoded by the coding sequence ATGTCTGTAAAATCTCCGCGTATTACTGCCCTTAAGGAGCAACTGATCAAGCGCATTCTAATACTAGATGGGGCGCTTGGCACCATGATTCAGAGCTACGGTCTGACCGAAGCAGAATTCCGGGGAGATCGTTTTGCCGACTGGTCCTGCGATCTCAAGGGAAATAACGATCTGCTAGCACTCACTCAGCCACAAATTCTCCGGGAAATCCATGGTAATTACTTGGCGGCGGGTGCGGATATCATCGAGACCAATACCTTCAACGCTACCCGGATCGCCATGGCGGATTACCGGATGGAAGAGCTAGCGGTGGAAATTAACCAGACGGCGGCGCAACTAGCCCGGGAAATGGCGGATGACATGACGGCGAAGACGCCGGATCGCCCCCGTTTCGTGGCCGGTGTTTTAGGCCCCACCAACCGCACCGCTTCCATTTCCCCCGATGTCAATGATCCTGGGTTTCGCAATACTTCCTTTGATGAGCTAGTAGCTGCCTATACCGAATCAATCCGGGGACTCATCCAAGGGGGCACGGATATCCTGCTGGTGGAAACGATTTTCGATACCCTCAATGCCAAGGCCGCCGTTTATGCCATTGAGCAATATTTTGAGGACCATCAGATCCGCTTCCCGGTCATGATTTCGGGCACTATTACCGATGCTTCCGGGCGGACTCTGTCGGGCCAGACGACCGAGGCTTTCTGGAATTCCTTGCGCCACGCCGAACCCCTGGCTTTTGGCCTGAATTGCGCCCTGGGTCCCAAGCAGTTGCGGCAGTATGTGGAAGAGCTTGCCGGTCTAGCGGATACCCATGTGGCGGCCCATCCCAATGCCGGCTTACCCAATGAGTTCGGGGGTTATGACGAAACCCCGGAGGAAATGGCCCAGGAAATCGGCGAATGGGCGCAAGCGGGCTTTTTAAATATTGTGGGCGGCTGCTGCGGCACCACCCCCGAGCATATTCGCGCCATCCGGGAAGCGGTGGAGAAGCACCCCCCGAGAAAAATCCCCCAACGACCGGTAGCCTGCCGGCTTTCGGGCCTTGAGCCAAGCAACATCGACGCTGACTCCCTGTTTGTCAATGTGGGGGAACGTACCAATATCACCGGCTCGGCCAAGTTCCGCCGTCTCATTAAGGAAGAGGATTATGAAACGGCCCTGGAGGTAGCGCGGCAACAGGTGGAAAGCGGCGCCCAGATTATTGATATCAACATGGATGAGGGCTTGCTGGACTCCCAAAAAGCCATGGTCCGCTTCCTGAACTTGATTGCGGTCGAACCGGATATCTCCCGGGTGCCGGTGATGATCGATTCTTCCAAATGGGAAATAATTGAAGCCGGACTCAAATGTATTCAAGGAAAAGGAATCGTCAACTCCATTTCCTTGAAAGAAGGCGAGGAACCCTTTCTGCAACAGGCCAAGCAGGTCCGTCGTTATGGCGCGGCGGCGGTCATCATGGCTTTTGATGAGCAAGGACAGGCAGAGACCACCGAGCGCAAGGTTGGGATTTGCGCCCGGGCCTATCAGCTGCTGACCGAGAAAATAGGTTTCCCGGCGGAAGATATCATTTTTGATCCCAATATCTTCGCCGTGGCCACGGGCATTGAGGAACATAACAACTATGGGGTGACCTACATCGAGGCGGCCCGGGAAATCAAACGGACCTTGCCCCCGGCCTTGGTTTCCGGCGGCGTGTCCAATGTCTCCTTCTCCTTCCGGGGCAATGAAAAGGTACGGGAAGCCATTCATGCTGTGTTCCTCTACCATGCCATTCAGGCGGGCATGGATATGGGCATAGTCAATGCCGGGCAATTGGCGGTTTATGATGAAATCGACCAGGATCTGCGGGAACGGGTGGAAGATGTCATTCTCAACCGCCATCCCGAGGCCACGGAAAGACTGCTGGAAATCGCCGAAAAATACCGGGGCGCGGGCGGAGAAGCCGCCGAGCGCAAGGAGGATCTTGCCTGGCGGGAGTTGCCCGTCAACGAACGCCTCGCCCATGCCCTTGTCAAGGGAATTATTGATTTTGTGGAAGCCGACACCGAGGAGGCCCGCTTAGCCGCCAAGCGGCCCCTGGATGTAATTGAAGGTCCTCTCATGGACGGCATGAACGTGGTGGGGGATTTGTTCGGCTCGGGCAAGATGTTTTTACCCCAGGTGGTGAAGTCGGCCCGGGTCATGAAAAAAGCCGTCGCCTACCTGTTGCCCTTTATGGAAAATGAAAAGGAGTCCTATAAGAGCCACGGCAAGGTGGTGCTAGCCACGGTCAAGGGGGATGTCCACGATATCGGTAAAAACATTGTCGCCGTGGTATTGCAATGTAACAGCTTCGAGGTCATTGACCTGGGTGTCATGGTGCCGGCGGAGAAGATTCTGCAGACGGCCAAGGAGGAGTCCTGTGACTTTGTGGGCCTGTCCGGGTTGATCACCCCTTCCCTGGATGAAATGGTGCATGTGGCCAAGGAAATGGAGCGGCAGAATTTTGATTTACCGTTGCTGATTGGAGGAGCTACCACCTCTAAAATGCACACAGCGGTCAGAATTGAACCCCAATATAGCCAGCCGGTGGTCTATGTCCCGGACGCCTCCCGGGTGGTGGGCGTAGCCCAGCGCCTGCTTAATCCTAGCCTTAAAGCAGAATACGCCGCCGAGATCACGGAGGAATATGGCCAAATGCGGCGGCGACGGACGGAACAGCAAACGGAAAGAAGCCATACGCCCCTGCCCCAAGCCCGGGCCAATAAGCTTAAAACCGACTGGACGGCTTATGTGCCTCCGCGGCCAACTTTCCTGGGCCTTAAGTCCTTTGCGGATTATCCCCTGGAAGAGTTGACCGCCCGCATTGACTGGACGCCTTTCTTCCATGCCTGGGAATTGGCGGGCAAGTATCCCAGGATTTTGAAGGATGAAGTGGTGGGGGAAGAAGCGCGGAAACTGCTCAAGGACGCCCAGGCGCTGCTCAAGCAGGTGCTGGAAGAGAAATGGCTGGAGGCGCGGGCTGTTATCGGATTTTTCCCCGCCAATACGGTCAATGAAGATGACATCGAGCTGTATACCGATGAAAGCCGCCAGGAAGTCCTCACGACCTTGCACCATATTCGCCAGCAAATGGTGCGCCGCAGCGGTCAACCCAATTATTGCCTGGCCGATTATGTGGCTCCCAAGGAAACAGGAGTAGCCGATTATATCGGTGCCTTCGCGGTTACCGCGGGCCTGGGCATTGATGAGCGGCTGGAAGAATTTGCCCGGCAGTATGACGATTACAATAGCATCCTGCTCAAAGCCATCGCTGACCGCCTGGCCGAAGCTTTCGCCGAGTGTATGCATGAACGGGTCCGCAAGGAGTTCTGGCATTATGCCCCGGATGAGGCCCTTACCAACGAAGAACTGATTAGCGAAAATTACCGGGGAGTCCGGCCCGCGCCGGGTTATCCAGCGTGCCCCGATCATACGGAAAAAGCCACCCTGTGGCAGCTCATAGAACCCGACAAGAATGCTGGCATTATCCTGACCGAAAGCTACGCCATGGTTCCCACCGCCGCGGTTTCCGGCTGGTATTTTCCCCATCCGGAATCCCGTTATTTCGGCACCGGCAAGATTCAAAAGGACCAGGTGAAGGACTATGCCCGCCGCAAGGGAATCAGCGTGGAGCAGGTGGAGCGCTGGCTGAGATCTATTTTGGGGTATGAAATTTAA